In a genomic window of Thermoproteus tenax Kra 1:
- a CDS encoding DHHA1 domain-containing protein, translated as MRMTILAHGDSDGVCSAALLKAAYSGIYDQIDVYFTHPAGLLGDFKEYAKGDVYIVDVAIDEWAAPEILRAFEEYRGRIVYIDHHPPPSSFSPPPNVEIFHKLGAAASELAFRYVEGLLPETYDRVALYGAIGDYLDNTDWVEEALGRWDKRVIYFEAGVLSQGLEGARRLHDLKRDIVRHLSENKPPSSHEELLARAIEQSRQNERLAQWVPNNIVREGLVAYVIDPPGPLGLAATLAKGTAKVPVGIALETRKDIYVLSLRSSGFDLNEFLRDFSRRYRVPAGGHPSAAGARLPKDLFKTLLNELNYSLRRKGFPS; from the coding sequence ATGCGGATGACTATATTAGCCCACGGGGACTCCGACGGCGTATGTTCAGCAGCTCTGCTCAAGGCTGCCTATTCCGGCATCTACGACCAGATAGATGTGTACTTCACGCATCCGGCCGGCCTTCTCGGCGACTTTAAGGAGTACGCCAAGGGCGATGTGTATATAGTAGACGTCGCTATAGACGAGTGGGCGGCGCCTGAGATACTGAGGGCCTTCGAGGAGTACCGCGGACGCATCGTCTACATCGACCACCACCCGCCTCCATCGAGCTTTTCTCCTCCTCCGAACGTCGAGATTTTCCATAAACTGGGCGCCGCCGCTTCGGAGCTAGCCTTTAGATATGTCGAGGGCCTCCTGCCTGAGACATACGACCGCGTGGCCCTCTACGGAGCCATCGGCGATTACCTTGATAACACCGACTGGGTCGAGGAGGCGCTAGGCCGTTGGGATAAGCGCGTTATATACTTCGAGGCAGGCGTCCTCTCTCAGGGCCTCGAGGGGGCCAGGCGGCTCCACGATCTGAAGAGAGATATCGTGAGACATCTTTCTGAGAACAAGCCTCCGTCCTCCCACGAAGAGCTCCTGGCTAGAGCCATAGAGCAGAGTAGACAGAACGAGAGACTAGCCCAGTGGGTACCCAACAATATCGTACGCGAGGGACTCGTGGCATATGTGATAGATCCGCCAGGCCCGTTGGGGCTCGCGGCAACATTGGCGAAGGGCACGGCCAAGGTGCCTGTCGGAATAGCTTTGGAGACCAGGAAGGATATATACGTATTGAGCCTCCGCTCCTCAGGCTTCGACTTAAACGAGTTCCTCAGAGATTTCTCGCGGCGATATAGGGTCCCTGCCGGAGGCCATCCGAGCGCGGCAGGCGCCCGCTTGCCAAAAGACTTGTTCAAAACGCTTCTCAACGAGCTCAACTACTCTTTAAGGCGGAAGGGCTTCCCCTCGTAG
- a CDS encoding DNA lyase, whose translation MNCLDLTLYPSLTLTLVEKSGETYVKRFGVRKGVNVADDPHLSGRWFDPRRYIGDLSKDVEESVTRLLERYAGCVGLSISPGDEGLIFVAAFLTQNTSYHTNVLKWTRALFSRSEDLNDIAEAAPALGNSYQLKMLPEALREYLSTKPRTRSDLVRIRGVGAKVADLYLLFTGDTTAVPVDKHFIRYAPQLGLKGVPPRAELCARYVCEECPLRRNCLRAQASEKMGRLAGWVQTVVWLISTRKEAKARSQSEAR comes from the coding sequence ATGAACTGTTTAGACTTAACGCTCTATCCCAGTCTCACTTTAACACTAGTGGAGAAGTCTGGCGAGACCTACGTGAAGAGGTTCGGCGTCAGAAAGGGCGTTAACGTGGCCGATGATCCGCACCTCTCAGGGAGATGGTTCGACCCACGGCGCTACATCGGCGATTTAAGCAAGGACGTCGAGGAGAGCGTCACAAGACTTCTGGAGAGATACGCAGGTTGCGTCGGGCTCTCTATATCGCCCGGCGATGAGGGGCTGATATTCGTCGCAGCATTTTTGACTCAGAACACAAGCTATCACACAAATGTGCTCAAGTGGACGCGCGCTTTATTTTCGCGCTCTGAGGACTTGAACGATATAGCTGAGGCGGCCCCCGCACTCGGCAACAGCTACCAACTCAAGATGTTGCCGGAGGCTCTGAGGGAGTACCTCTCGACAAAGCCCAGAACCAGGTCGGACTTAGTGAGGATAAGAGGAGTGGGGGCCAAGGTGGCGGACTTATACCTTTTGTTCACGGGGGATACTACTGCTGTGCCTGTGGACAAACACTTCATAAGGTATGCCCCCCAGCTGGGCCTTAAGGGAGTTCCGCCCCGCGCAGAGCTGTGTGCTCGCTACGTGTGCGAGGAGTGCCCCCTCAGGAGGAACTGTCTGAGGGCCCAAGCATCGGAGAAGATGGGCAGATTGGCGGGTTGGGTTCAGACAGTGGTATGGCTTATCTCAACGCGCAAGGAGGCGAAAGCTCGGAGCCAGAGCGAGGCACGCTAG
- a CDS encoding radical SAM protein, whose product MIDPEALTQLVLKFAVKREGERTLRRYFRFRLDRWYGGIATADIVGCNLRCGMCWAWRNSSFRLDVGDFLAPEQVAERLMELAKTRGYTQLRISGGEPTIAADHLIGVLKGIPHDYIFVVETNGILIDDTLARRLAAFPNVVVRVSIKGATPEEFELITMSPRAYFRRQLDAISNLVNAGMAPCRDVYPAAMLGFSTEESARELERALAGIHPKLAECIDVEYVILYPHVVKLMRARRLKPTRAVTPSGVPVSMI is encoded by the coding sequence GTGATAGATCCAGAGGCTCTTACGCAGCTGGTGTTGAAATTCGCTGTGAAGAGGGAGGGAGAGAGGACGCTAAGGCGCTACTTCAGATTTAGGCTCGACCGTTGGTACGGCGGAATAGCGACCGCCGACATAGTCGGTTGCAATCTTAGGTGTGGCATGTGCTGGGCGTGGCGCAATTCGTCCTTCAGGCTAGACGTTGGCGATTTTCTGGCGCCCGAACAAGTCGCCGAGAGGTTAATGGAGCTCGCAAAGACGAGGGGCTACACACAGCTAAGGATCTCTGGGGGCGAGCCCACGATAGCAGCCGACCATCTGATAGGCGTGCTTAAGGGGATACCGCATGACTATATCTTCGTCGTGGAGACTAACGGCATTTTGATCGACGATACGCTAGCAAGGCGGCTAGCCGCCTTTCCCAACGTCGTCGTGAGGGTGTCCATTAAGGGCGCGACGCCGGAGGAGTTCGAGCTGATAACGATGTCTCCCCGCGCCTACTTTCGTCGGCAGCTCGATGCTATCAGTAACTTGGTCAATGCCGGAATGGCCCCTTGCAGAGATGTATACCCAGCCGCCATGTTGGGTTTCTCAACGGAGGAAAGCGCCAGAGAGCTCGAGAGAGCTCTGGCCGGAATACATCCGAAGCTCGCCGAATGTATAGACGTCGAGTACGTTATCCTCTACCCCCATGTGGTGAAGCTCATGAGGGCCCGGCGGCTTAAGCCGACGAGAGCGGTGACCCCCTCGGGGGTACCTGTTTCTATGATATGA